A single window of Mycobacterium sp. ITM-2016-00318 DNA harbors:
- a CDS encoding ABC transporter ATP-binding protein/permease, with protein MDTGTFTSSIDWGRELLTSSVWVLVAFAITAPCLIVTLSLIRRTTEWGRQFWRITGPYFVGGQSLVVWGMLALLLVSTIIAVRLSVLLSYYTNDVFTSLQVALQGIATGRGDVTDSGVHGFWVTIGIFLILAVIHVVLSLADMYLMQRFIMRWRIWLSRRLIDDWLGDFAYYRRQFLRRAGDNPDQRIQQDIDIFTTGVGGQPNNPAYGSGNTLLFGAVGAVLSVMAFGAILWRLSGALTLGGLTLPRALFWIVIAYVLAATVIAFVIGRPLIELSFLNELRNAGFRYALVRVRDAGAAIGLYRGEHVEGRLLGGRLSEVMTNYGNWLMRMLRLTGWNLTVSQAINPLPYVVQAPRLFAGRISFGDVIQSATAFVTIHNALSFFREAYDEFASYRAAAIRLDGLVEENARARTFGQVTTADTADGSLTVAGVEVRTPDGANLVRTLDLRLEPGDTLLVSGSSGIGKTVLMQSLAGLWPFVSGRVALPSGRQAAMFVPQLPYLPLGDLRAVASYPNEEGAIGDREIQRALIKVALPQLAIRLNDVGDWAKVLSVGEQQRIAFARILLTKPKAAFLDESTSALDEGLELTLYELLRAELPGMILVSVSHRATVEQFHARQLALVGDGEWRLDTLTTGS; from the coding sequence GTGGACACCGGTACGTTCACATCCTCGATCGACTGGGGACGCGAACTTCTCACCTCGAGCGTGTGGGTGCTGGTGGCATTCGCGATCACCGCGCCGTGCCTGATCGTGACCCTTTCGCTGATCCGACGAACGACCGAGTGGGGCCGCCAGTTCTGGCGGATCACCGGTCCGTACTTCGTCGGCGGTCAGAGCCTTGTGGTGTGGGGCATGCTCGCGCTGCTGCTGGTATCGACGATCATCGCTGTTCGCCTCTCGGTCCTGCTGAGTTACTACACCAACGACGTCTTCACGTCGTTGCAGGTCGCTCTGCAGGGAATCGCCACCGGCCGAGGCGATGTCACCGACTCCGGTGTGCACGGCTTCTGGGTGACCATCGGGATCTTCCTGATCCTCGCCGTCATTCACGTCGTACTCAGCCTGGCCGACATGTACCTGATGCAGCGGTTCATCATGCGATGGCGAATATGGTTGAGTCGTAGACTGATCGATGACTGGCTCGGCGACTTCGCCTACTACCGCAGGCAATTCCTCCGTCGGGCGGGCGACAACCCCGACCAGCGGATCCAGCAGGACATCGACATCTTCACCACGGGAGTCGGCGGACAGCCGAACAACCCGGCGTACGGCTCGGGTAACACACTGTTGTTCGGTGCCGTCGGGGCAGTGCTGTCGGTGATGGCCTTCGGCGCGATCCTCTGGCGACTGTCGGGTGCCTTGACGCTCGGCGGGCTCACCCTTCCGCGCGCACTGTTCTGGATTGTCATCGCCTACGTGCTGGCGGCCACCGTCATCGCGTTCGTCATCGGCAGACCGCTGATCGAACTGAGCTTCCTCAACGAGCTCCGCAACGCAGGCTTCCGCTACGCCCTGGTGCGGGTGCGCGACGCAGGCGCCGCCATCGGGTTGTACCGCGGCGAGCACGTCGAAGGCCGGTTGCTGGGCGGCCGCCTGTCGGAGGTGATGACGAATTACGGCAACTGGCTGATGAGAATGCTGAGGCTCACCGGCTGGAATCTGACCGTGAGCCAGGCGATCAACCCGCTGCCGTACGTGGTTCAGGCGCCGCGCCTGTTCGCGGGCAGGATCTCCTTCGGTGACGTCATCCAGTCGGCGACCGCCTTCGTCACCATCCACAACGCCTTGTCGTTCTTTCGGGAGGCCTACGACGAGTTCGCGAGCTACCGCGCGGCGGCGATCCGGCTCGACGGTCTTGTCGAGGAGAACGCGCGTGCCCGGACGTTCGGCCAGGTGACGACGGCGGACACCGCCGACGGCTCGTTGACGGTGGCCGGCGTCGAGGTCCGAACCCCCGACGGTGCGAATCTCGTTCGGACGCTTGACTTGCGCCTCGAACCGGGCGACACGCTGCTGGTCAGCGGATCGTCCGGAATCGGCAAGACCGTGCTGATGCAGAGTCTCGCCGGGCTGTGGCCCTTCGTGTCGGGACGCGTTGCGCTGCCGTCGGGCAGGCAGGCCGCGATGTTCGTGCCGCAGCTGCCCTATCTACCCCTCGGCGACCTTCGCGCCGTCGCGTCCTACCCGAACGAGGAGGGCGCGATCGGTGACAGGGAGATACAGCGGGCCCTGATCAAGGTTGCTCTTCCGCAACTGGCGATCCGGCTGAACGATGTCGGAGATTGGGCGAAGGTGCTGTCGGTCGGAGAGCAGCAGCGCATCGCGTTCGCCCGCATCCTGCTCACCAAGCCCAAGGCCGCGTTTCTCGACGAGTCGACCTCAGCGCTCGACGAAGGTCTCGAGCTCACGCTCTACGAACTCCTCCGCGCGGAGCTGCCGGGCATGATTCTGGTCAGTGTGAGTCATCGCGCCACCGTTGAGCAGTTCCACGCCCGCCAACTCGCGCTCGTCGGCGATGGCGAGTGGCGGCTGGACACGCTGACCACAGGCAGTTGA
- a CDS encoding acetolactate synthase, with product MTTDAPSSNKIGAGHLIARRLRASGIDTVFTLSGGHLFSIYDGCRAEGVRLIDTRHEQTAAFAAEGWSKVTRVPGVAALTAGPGVTNGMSAMGAAQQNQSPLLVLGGRAPALRWGQGSLQEIDHVPFVAPLTRFAATAQSADAVGGLIDDALRAAAGSGGQPTGVAFVDFPMDHVFGETGDRDDPGALTVPEELAPADGDALTVAAGLLAGAKRPVIMAGTNVWWGHAEAALLGLAETLRIPALMNGMARGTVPADHELAFSRARSKALKEADVALVIGVPMDFRLGFGGVFGEQTELIVADRVVPERPHPRPVAAELYGDLTASLSALAVGRPADHESWIAYLRAVESAGRAAEHGELTDERSPLHPMRVYAELEPLLDRDAIVVIDAGDFGSYAGRVIDSYVPGAWLDSGPFGCLGSGPGYALAAKLARPDRQVVLLQGDGAFGFSGMEWDTLVRHGVHVVSVIGNNGIWALEKHPMEMLYGYSVVAELRPGTRYDEVVKALGGHGELVSAPAELRPALERAFAAGVPAVVNTLTDPQIAYPRRSNLA from the coding sequence ATGACCACCGATGCTCCCTCGAGCAACAAGATAGGCGCCGGACATCTGATCGCCCGCCGGCTGCGCGCCAGTGGTATCGACACGGTATTCACCCTCTCCGGTGGGCATCTGTTCTCGATCTACGACGGCTGCCGCGCCGAGGGTGTCCGGCTGATCGACACCAGACACGAGCAGACCGCGGCCTTCGCCGCCGAAGGCTGGTCCAAGGTGACCCGGGTGCCCGGGGTGGCAGCGCTGACCGCCGGGCCCGGCGTGACCAACGGCATGAGCGCGATGGGTGCCGCCCAGCAGAACCAGTCCCCACTGCTCGTGCTCGGCGGCCGGGCGCCGGCGCTGCGCTGGGGCCAGGGTTCTCTGCAGGAGATCGATCACGTGCCCTTCGTCGCTCCGTTGACCCGCTTCGCGGCGACCGCACAGTCGGCCGACGCGGTCGGGGGACTCATCGACGATGCGTTGCGCGCCGCCGCAGGGTCAGGAGGGCAGCCGACGGGCGTGGCGTTCGTCGACTTCCCGATGGATCACGTCTTCGGCGAGACAGGCGATCGCGACGACCCCGGCGCGCTCACAGTGCCTGAGGAATTGGCGCCCGCCGACGGCGACGCACTCACGGTGGCAGCCGGTCTGCTCGCCGGGGCGAAGCGGCCGGTGATCATGGCGGGCACCAACGTGTGGTGGGGACACGCCGAGGCGGCACTGCTCGGGCTGGCAGAAACGCTGCGCATTCCGGCGCTGATGAACGGCATGGCCCGAGGGACCGTACCCGCCGATCACGAGCTCGCCTTCTCCCGCGCCCGGTCGAAAGCGTTGAAAGAGGCCGATGTCGCCTTGGTCATCGGCGTGCCGATGGACTTCCGCCTCGGCTTCGGCGGCGTGTTCGGCGAGCAGACCGAGCTGATCGTCGCCGACCGCGTCGTCCCGGAGCGGCCGCATCCGCGACCGGTCGCCGCCGAGCTGTACGGCGATCTGACGGCTTCCCTCTCGGCCCTCGCCGTCGGCAGGCCTGCCGACCACGAAAGCTGGATCGCCTATCTGCGTGCCGTCGAGTCCGCCGGCAGGGCCGCCGAGCACGGCGAGCTCACCGATGAGCGCAGCCCGCTGCACCCGATGCGGGTCTATGCGGAGCTGGAGCCGCTGCTGGACCGCGACGCCATCGTGGTGATCGATGCAGGCGACTTCGGTTCGTACGCCGGGCGGGTGATCGACAGCTACGTGCCGGGCGCATGGCTGGACAGCGGACCCTTCGGCTGCCTCGGCTCGGGTCCGGGTTACGCGCTGGCCGCCAAGCTCGCCCGGCCCGACCGGCAGGTGGTCCTGCTGCAGGGCGACGGCGCATTCGGTTTCAGCGGCATGGAGTGGGACACGTTGGTGCGCCACGGTGTTCACGTCGTCTCGGTCATCGGCAACAACGGCATCTGGGCGTTGGAGAAGCACCCGATGGAGATGCTGTACGGGTATTCCGTCGTTGCCGAACTGCGGCCGGGGACGCGCTACGACGAAGTGGTCAAGGCGCTCGGCGGACACGGCGAACTGGTGTCGGCGCCCGCGGAACTCCGCCCTGCACTCGAACGGGCCTTCGCAGCGGGAGTGCCCGCGGTGGTGAACACGTTGACCGATCCGCAGATTGCGTACCCCCGCCGCTCGAACCTCGCCTGA